One Cryptomeria japonica chromosome 9, Sugi_1.0, whole genome shotgun sequence genomic window carries:
- the LOC131054146 gene encoding histone H2A gives MESGGAKAGKGGRKGGAKKKSVSKSVKAGLQFPVGRVGRYLKKGRYAKRVGSGAPIYIAAVMEYLAAEVLELAGNAARDNKKNRIIPRHLLLAIRNDDELGKLLGGVTIAHGGVLPHIHQVLLPKKSAASSEKEPKSPKKK, from the coding sequence ATGGAGTCAGGAGGTGCCAAGGCAGGAAAGGGAGGAAGAAAGGGCGGAGCGAAGAAGAAGAGCGTCTCCAAGTCGGTGAAGGCAGGCCTTCAGTTCCCTGTGGGCAGAGTAGGCAGATATCTCAAGAAGGGCAGATATGCTAAGAGAGTTGGTTCTGGTGCCCCAATTTACATTGCCGCCGTGATGGAGTACTTGGCAGCTGAGGTGCTGGAGCTCGCTGGTAACGCGGCTAGGGACAATAAGAAGAACAGAATTATTCCTAGGCATCTCCTGCTCGCAATCAGGAATGACGACGAATTGGGGAAATTGTTGGGCGGTGTGACGATTGCCCATGGTGGTGTTCTGCCCCACATACATCAGGTTCTCCTCCCCAAGAAGTCTGCCGCATCTTCAGAAAAGGAGCCCAAGTCTCCTAAGAAGAAATGA